CAATTAGCCATAGGAGAATTCCCACCACTATCGGTATCGATCGTCGAGCCGGAGATTCTACTAGGAATCTCCAATGTCCATTCATGCTGCAATTCAAATCCAAGATCCTTACATGccttcacttcatccatgtccatgcaCAAACATCTCTCTCCTCCTTTAGGCCGTGCAATTACCACACACTCGCTTTCTCCACTTTGATTGTTATCTATTTCATCAGTGATTGCTGCTTTTTGTTTACTTCTCAGTCCCCAAGCTCTCTCTAACCATCTTTCTCTTACTCTCCTCGACTCCTTCCTTCTACTTCGACTAGTCCTCGCCTCGTTCTCGCTCGCATACTCCTTAGTCGCCTCCACGTTCATCTTCGTGACCCCCCCACGTCGTCGAATTGCCCGACGAGGCGCCGCCGGGAGCGAAAGCCAGCCCGTCTCTTTATCGGAGTCGTCGACGGACTCGATCGACACCTCCTTGCCGTCCTTCTCGTCCGATAACTCTCCGTCAGCCTCGACTTCCGAGCCGTCGTCGTCGATGGACAGATGTGACATGTGGACCGTCACGTTATCATGGActccattatcatcatcatcaacatcatagaAGGAGTGTTTGATGTTGGTGGTACACATGGATAGTCTAGACATGTTGTGACGATGGTTGTGGTGGTCATCATCAATATCATCgtccaaatcatcatcatcatcatggatGGATGAACGTATGGTGGTGATGGTGTCATCGGAGGCCATGTCTACAAGAGAATTAGAGAGGGTTTTGGAGGATTTTGATATGATTCTTAATTGGAATGAAATGAGGGGGCAGGAGATATATACACGAGCTGATAAGGCTGAAATTCCTAAAATATCCCGAGAATCTCGAGTAATTGTAAGAACATATCATACTCACGTGAGGGTATtgtatttttgtaattattata
This DNA window, taken from Magnolia sinica isolate HGM2019 chromosome 14, MsV1, whole genome shotgun sequence, encodes the following:
- the LOC131226095 gene encoding uncharacterized protein LOC131226095 — protein: MASDDTITTIRSSIHDDDDDLDDDIDDDHHNHRHNMSRLSMCTTNIKHSFYDVDDDDNGVHDNVTVHMSHLSIDDDGSEVEADGELSDEKDGKEVSIESVDDSDKETGWLSLPAAPRRAIRRRGGVTKMNVEATKEYASENEARTSRSRRKESRRVRERWLERAWGLRSKQKAAITDEIDNNQSGESECVVIARPKGGERCLCMDMDEVKACKDLGFELQHEWTLEIPSRISGSTIDTDSGGNSPMANWKISSPGDDPRDVKARLKVWAQAVALASATRLTSPAD